Proteins encoded in a region of the Phacochoerus africanus isolate WHEZ1 chromosome 8, ROS_Pafr_v1, whole genome shotgun sequence genome:
- the DRC7 gene encoding dynein regulatory complex subunit 7 isoform X2 has translation MEVLKEKVEEEEAAEREEAAERAERGEKAMWPMEVQKEESTVTQEMLRDLERKLSEIEVSIPEKPSTFTKDPIDVSKLPLSYQSNTLKEEHLLQVADNFSRQYSHLCPDRVPLFLHPLNECKVPKFVSTTIRPTLMPYPELYNWDTCAQFVSDFLSMVPLPDPLKPPPYLYSSATVLKLQKGNCFDFSTLLCSMLIGAGYDAYCVNGYGSQDLCLMDLTREVCPLTMKPKEAVQKEEKAPPKKYAIRPPRDLSSRFEQEQETKRQKAIQDEKEQRLRQEEERLMEEESAKTDPLYGKDDDHFLGIESLWNHKNYWVNMQDCWNCCKDLVFDLGDPVKWEYMLLDTSKPLLSLTEGDDSEMSEMNDEDDVENLGKEDEDESFDMPPAWVERIEISPEAFETRCPNGKKVIQYKRAKLEKWAPYVNTNGLVSRLTSYEDLECTKILEVKEWFQNREDMLELRHVNKITGLIIDSFKPGHPQALRVHSYTSMQPERDRVMEFYETARVDGLIKREETAKTMTEYYQGRPDFLSYRHVDFGPRVKKTALNSAESNPRPVVKITERFFRNPEKPADEDVAERVFMILDERIQLRYHCREDHITASKREFLRRTEVDSKGNKIIMTPDMCISFEVEPTEHTKKLLYQYEAMMKLKDEEKLSRHQAWESELEVLEILKLREEEEAAHALTISIYDTKRNEKSKEYREAMERVMHEEHLRQMEAQLDYLAPFLAQLPPGEKLTRWQAVRLKDECLSDFKQRLIDKANLIQARFEKETQELQKKQQWYQENQVTLTPEDEDLYLSYCSQAMFRIRILEQRLNRHKELAPLKYLALEEKLYKDPRLVEILKVFV, from the exons ATGGAGGTCCTGAAGGAgaaagtggaggaggaagaggcagccgAGCGGGAGGAGGCGGCCGAGAGGGCTGAGAGAGGGGAGAAGGCGATGTGGCCGATGGAGGTGCAGAAGGAGGAGAGCACCGTGACGCAGGAGATGCTCAGAGACCTGGAGAGGAAGCTCTCGGAGATCGAGGTCTCCATCCCAGAGAAGCCCTC GACCTTTACCAAGGACCCTATCGACGTCTCCAAGCTGCCCCTTTCCTACCAAAGCAACACGCTCAAGGAGGAGCACCTGCTGCAGGTGGCAGACAACTTCTCCCGCCAGTACAGCCACCTGTGCCCGGACCGCGTGCCCCTCTTCCTGCACCCCCTGAACGAGTGCAAAGTGCCA AAGTTTGTGAGCACAACCATCCGGCCCACGCTGATGCCCTACCCAGAGCTCTACAACTGGGACACCTGCGCCCAGTTCGTCTCAGACTTCCTGTCCATGGTGCCCCTGCCCGACCCCCTCAAGCCG CCCCCATACCTCTACTCCTCGGCCACGGTGCTCAAGCTCCAGAAGGGAAACTGCTTCGACTTCAGCACACTGCTCTGTTCCATGCTCATCGGCGCGGGCTACGATGCCTACTGCGTCAACGGCTATGGCTCCCAGGACCTGTGCCTCATGGACCTGACTCGGGAGGTGTGCCCGCTCACCATGAAGCCCAAGGAG GCGGTccagaaggaggaaaaggcacCACCTAAGAAGTACGCCATCAGACCGCCCAGGGACCTGAGCAGCAGGTTTGAGCAGGAGCAGGAGACGAAGAGGCAGAAGGCGATCCAGGATGAGAAGGAGCAGCggctgaggcaggaggaggagcgCCTCATG GAGGAGGAGAGTGCAAAGACCGATCCCCT CTACGGCAAGGACGATGACCACTTCCTGGGGATCGAGAGCCTCTGGAACCACAAGAACTACTGGGTCAACATGCAGGACTGTTGGAACTGCTGCAAG gACCTAGTCTTTGACCTGGGAGACCCCGTGAAGTGGGAGTACATGCTGTTAGACACCAGCAAGCCTCTCCTGTCCCTGACCGAGGGGGACGACAGCGAGATGAGCGAGATGAACGATGAGGACGACGTGGAAAATCTG GGCAAAGAGGATGAGGATGAGAGCTTCGACATGCCGCCGGCGTGGGTGGAGCGGATTGAGATCTCCCCCGAAG CGTTCGAGACCCGCTGCCCCAACGGGAAGAAGGTGATACAGTACAAGAGGGCGAAGCTGGAGAAGTGGGCCCCGTACGTCAACACCAATGGCCTCGTGAGCCGCCTGACCTCCTACGAGGATTTAGAGT gtacCAAGATTTTGGAGGTAAAGGAGTGGTTCCAGAACCGGGAGGACATGCTGGAGCTGAGGCACGTAAACAAGATCACGGGCCTGATTATCGACTCCTTCAAGCCAGGTCACCCCCAGGCTCTGCGGG TGCACTCGTACACGTCCATGCAGCCGGAGAGGGACCGTGTCATGGAGTTTTATGAAACGGCCCGCGTGGACGGCCTGATCAAGCGGGAGGAGACGGCGAAGACGATGACAGAGTATTACCAAGGCCGGCCTGACTTCCTCTCCTACCGCCATGTCGATTTCGGGCCCAGAGTCAAGAAGACGGCTCTGAACAGCGCGGAGTCAAACCCCCGGCCTGTGGTG AAAATCACAGAGCGCTTCTTCCGAAACCCCGAGAAACCTGCGGACGAGGATGTGGCAGAGCGCGTGTTCATGATCTTGGACGAGCGCATCCAGCTGCGCTACCACTGCCGCGAGGACCACATCACGGCCTCGAAGCGCGAGTTCCTGCGGCGCACGGAGGTAGACAGCAAGGGCAACAAGATCATCATGACGCCCGACATGTGCATCAGCTTCGAG gtggagcccacgGAGCACACCAAGAAGCTTCTCTACCAGTATGAGGCCATGATGAAGCTCAAGGACGAGGAGAAGTTGTCCAGACATCAGGCCTGGGAGTCGGAACTGGAG GTGCTGGAGATCCTGAAGctccgggaggaggaggaggcggcgcaTGCGCTGACCATCTCCATCTACGACACCAAGCGCAACGAGAAGAGCAAGGAGTATCGGGAGGCCATG GAGCGAGTGATGCACGAGGAGCACTTGCGGCAGATGGAGGCCCAGCTGGATTACCTGGCCCCGTTCCTGGCACAGCTCCCACCGGGAGAGAAGCTGACACGCTGGCAGGCTGTGCGCCTCAAGGACGAGTGCCTCAGTGACTTTAAGCAGCGGCTCATTGACAAGGCCAACCTCATCCAAGCCCGGTTCGAGAAG GAGACCCAGGAGCTGCAGAAGAAGCAGCAGTGGTATCAGGAGAACCAGGTGACCCTGACGCCAGAGGATGAAGACTTGTACTTGAGTTACTGCTCTCAGGCCATGTTCCGAATCCGCATCCTGGAGCAGCGGCTCAATCg CCACAAGGAACTGGCCCCACTGAAGTATTTGGCTCTGGAGGAAAAGCTCTACAAGGACCCACGCCTGGTGGAGATACTGAAAGTCTTTGTTTGA
- the DRC7 gene encoding dynein regulatory complex subunit 7 isoform X1 — MEVLKEKVEEEEAAEREEAAERAERGEKAMWPMEVQKEESTVTQEMLRDLERKLSEIEVSIPEKPSTFTKDPIDVSKLPLSYQSNTLKEEHLLQVADNFSRQYSHLCPDRVPLFLHPLNECKVPKFVSTTIRPTLMPYPELYNWDTCAQFVSDFLSMVPLPDPLKPPPYLYSSATVLKLQKGNCFDFSTLLCSMLIGAGYDAYCVNGYGSQDLCLMDLTREVCPLTMKPKEAVQKEEKAPPKKYAIRPPRDLSSRFEQEQETKRQKAIQDEKEQRLRQEEERLMEEESAKTDPLYGLRVHSWVLVLSGKREVPESFFIDPFTARSYGKDDDHFLGIESLWNHKNYWVNMQDCWNCCKDLVFDLGDPVKWEYMLLDTSKPLLSLTEGDDSEMSEMNDEDDVENLGKEDEDESFDMPPAWVERIEISPEAFETRCPNGKKVIQYKRAKLEKWAPYVNTNGLVSRLTSYEDLECTKILEVKEWFQNREDMLELRHVNKITGLIIDSFKPGHPQALRVHSYTSMQPERDRVMEFYETARVDGLIKREETAKTMTEYYQGRPDFLSYRHVDFGPRVKKTALNSAESNPRPVVKITERFFRNPEKPADEDVAERVFMILDERIQLRYHCREDHITASKREFLRRTEVDSKGNKIIMTPDMCISFEVEPTEHTKKLLYQYEAMMKLKDEEKLSRHQAWESELEVLEILKLREEEEAAHALTISIYDTKRNEKSKEYREAMERVMHEEHLRQMEAQLDYLAPFLAQLPPGEKLTRWQAVRLKDECLSDFKQRLIDKANLIQARFEKETQELQKKQQWYQENQVTLTPEDEDLYLSYCSQAMFRIRILEQRLNRHKELAPLKYLALEEKLYKDPRLVEILKVFV, encoded by the exons ATGGAGGTCCTGAAGGAgaaagtggaggaggaagaggcagccgAGCGGGAGGAGGCGGCCGAGAGGGCTGAGAGAGGGGAGAAGGCGATGTGGCCGATGGAGGTGCAGAAGGAGGAGAGCACCGTGACGCAGGAGATGCTCAGAGACCTGGAGAGGAAGCTCTCGGAGATCGAGGTCTCCATCCCAGAGAAGCCCTC GACCTTTACCAAGGACCCTATCGACGTCTCCAAGCTGCCCCTTTCCTACCAAAGCAACACGCTCAAGGAGGAGCACCTGCTGCAGGTGGCAGACAACTTCTCCCGCCAGTACAGCCACCTGTGCCCGGACCGCGTGCCCCTCTTCCTGCACCCCCTGAACGAGTGCAAAGTGCCA AAGTTTGTGAGCACAACCATCCGGCCCACGCTGATGCCCTACCCAGAGCTCTACAACTGGGACACCTGCGCCCAGTTCGTCTCAGACTTCCTGTCCATGGTGCCCCTGCCCGACCCCCTCAAGCCG CCCCCATACCTCTACTCCTCGGCCACGGTGCTCAAGCTCCAGAAGGGAAACTGCTTCGACTTCAGCACACTGCTCTGTTCCATGCTCATCGGCGCGGGCTACGATGCCTACTGCGTCAACGGCTATGGCTCCCAGGACCTGTGCCTCATGGACCTGACTCGGGAGGTGTGCCCGCTCACCATGAAGCCCAAGGAG GCGGTccagaaggaggaaaaggcacCACCTAAGAAGTACGCCATCAGACCGCCCAGGGACCTGAGCAGCAGGTTTGAGCAGGAGCAGGAGACGAAGAGGCAGAAGGCGATCCAGGATGAGAAGGAGCAGCggctgaggcaggaggaggagcgCCTCATG GAGGAGGAGAGTGCAAAGACCGATCCCCTGTATGGCCTGCGGGTGCACTCCTGGGTGCTGGTGCTCTCGGGGAAACGCGAGGTGCCTGAGAGCTTCTTCATTGACCCGTTCACTGCACGCAGCTACGGCAAGGACGATGACCACTTCCTGGGGATCGAGAGCCTCTGGAACCACAAGAACTACTGGGTCAACATGCAGGACTGTTGGAACTGCTGCAAG gACCTAGTCTTTGACCTGGGAGACCCCGTGAAGTGGGAGTACATGCTGTTAGACACCAGCAAGCCTCTCCTGTCCCTGACCGAGGGGGACGACAGCGAGATGAGCGAGATGAACGATGAGGACGACGTGGAAAATCTG GGCAAAGAGGATGAGGATGAGAGCTTCGACATGCCGCCGGCGTGGGTGGAGCGGATTGAGATCTCCCCCGAAG CGTTCGAGACCCGCTGCCCCAACGGGAAGAAGGTGATACAGTACAAGAGGGCGAAGCTGGAGAAGTGGGCCCCGTACGTCAACACCAATGGCCTCGTGAGCCGCCTGACCTCCTACGAGGATTTAGAGT gtacCAAGATTTTGGAGGTAAAGGAGTGGTTCCAGAACCGGGAGGACATGCTGGAGCTGAGGCACGTAAACAAGATCACGGGCCTGATTATCGACTCCTTCAAGCCAGGTCACCCCCAGGCTCTGCGGG TGCACTCGTACACGTCCATGCAGCCGGAGAGGGACCGTGTCATGGAGTTTTATGAAACGGCCCGCGTGGACGGCCTGATCAAGCGGGAGGAGACGGCGAAGACGATGACAGAGTATTACCAAGGCCGGCCTGACTTCCTCTCCTACCGCCATGTCGATTTCGGGCCCAGAGTCAAGAAGACGGCTCTGAACAGCGCGGAGTCAAACCCCCGGCCTGTGGTG AAAATCACAGAGCGCTTCTTCCGAAACCCCGAGAAACCTGCGGACGAGGATGTGGCAGAGCGCGTGTTCATGATCTTGGACGAGCGCATCCAGCTGCGCTACCACTGCCGCGAGGACCACATCACGGCCTCGAAGCGCGAGTTCCTGCGGCGCACGGAGGTAGACAGCAAGGGCAACAAGATCATCATGACGCCCGACATGTGCATCAGCTTCGAG gtggagcccacgGAGCACACCAAGAAGCTTCTCTACCAGTATGAGGCCATGATGAAGCTCAAGGACGAGGAGAAGTTGTCCAGACATCAGGCCTGGGAGTCGGAACTGGAG GTGCTGGAGATCCTGAAGctccgggaggaggaggaggcggcgcaTGCGCTGACCATCTCCATCTACGACACCAAGCGCAACGAGAAGAGCAAGGAGTATCGGGAGGCCATG GAGCGAGTGATGCACGAGGAGCACTTGCGGCAGATGGAGGCCCAGCTGGATTACCTGGCCCCGTTCCTGGCACAGCTCCCACCGGGAGAGAAGCTGACACGCTGGCAGGCTGTGCGCCTCAAGGACGAGTGCCTCAGTGACTTTAAGCAGCGGCTCATTGACAAGGCCAACCTCATCCAAGCCCGGTTCGAGAAG GAGACCCAGGAGCTGCAGAAGAAGCAGCAGTGGTATCAGGAGAACCAGGTGACCCTGACGCCAGAGGATGAAGACTTGTACTTGAGTTACTGCTCTCAGGCCATGTTCCGAATCCGCATCCTGGAGCAGCGGCTCAATCg CCACAAGGAACTGGCCCCACTGAAGTATTTGGCTCTGGAGGAAAAGCTCTACAAGGACCCACGCCTGGTGGAGATACTGAAAGTCTTTGTTTGA